The Porites lutea chromosome 11, jaPorLute2.1, whole genome shotgun sequence genome includes a region encoding these proteins:
- the LOC140952974 gene encoding uncharacterized skeletal organic matrix protein 1-like, whose product MLVCCVFAATILATVGIRVLNKTLNEYWLPIKFNLSYLDGNVYSRDMKKERASFLVHLKIDSRASNRVGSQNSESFDVYGHRHTNEEFLRLVYNILKQLLPTLQHDLYEDVDGEKSSSVVPEESPLLPGPVKMHRKADTSDKNSVSIKNHFSREDFQDLPTEIDVDLKYSDHAVIDKGKGVINESHSNFTQQLNFGEPIIHNRGGFNVSMMKITLTSHISLVEIKPFIDSEKMSFQFFVKLVIPNSGATFSIYEKPNRVSWNPSQTPSNVSSPSRSRRAADNVPWEEAGTPNLNFEYPFTLFEKKVIGIDIKGEGMVWLHRSHGNMEMGVFCGLMIGSKKLTIFHKSYDRNELKDVHVTPIKRDWRIGIPFSIPVLILRVGVEFSLSFDVSIQLNFPVEQYSLNPVNLAVEIDPSADATVSIEGFVSAYIIRGGVYGDGTLVRVGLPVTLSYQENRSPGSQWCTSLSVNLTVLELSAGLFYQWGHWWHWGTRHTLNEFGKWDAMQRNWKELERCG is encoded by the exons ATGTTGGTTTGTTGTGTCTTTGCAGCTACCATCCTTGCAACGGTTGGCATTCGAGTCCTTAACAAGACATTAAACGAGTACTGGCTCCCAATCAAATTCAACCTCTCGTACTTGGATGGCAATGTGTACTCACGAgatatgaaaaaagaaagagcttcCTTCCTTGTTCATCTGAAAATTGATTCAAG AGCGTCAAATCGCGTAGGAAGCCAAAACAGTGAGTCATTTGACGTGTATGGGCATCGTCACACTAACGAGGAGTTCCTACGATTGGTGTATAACATTCTCAAGCAACTTCTGCCGACACTGCAACACGACCTCTACGAGGACGTGGATGGAGAAAAATCAAGCTCAGTGGTCCCCGAAGAATCTCCTTTGCTCCCTGGCCCCGTAAAAATGCACCGAAAGGCAGATACATCAGATAAGAACTCAGTTTCTATCAAGAATCATTTCAGTCGTGAAGACTTTCAGGACTTGCCAACAGAAATCGATGTGGACCTGAAGTATTCTGATCACGCCGTCATTGACAAAGGCAAGGGAGTGATCAATGAGAGTCATTCCAACTTCACCCAACAACTAAATTTCGGGGAACCAATCATACACAACCGTGGCGGTTTTAACGTCTCCATGATGAAAATAACTCTAACGAGCCATATTTCGCTTGTGGAAATTAAACCTTTCATAGACTCCGAAAAAATGAGCTTTCAATTTTTCGTGAAGCTGGTCATTCCAAATAGTGGAGCTACCTTTTCTATTTACGAAAAACCGAACAGGGTCTCATGGAATCCCAGTCAGACGCCTTCGAATGTTTCCTCTCCAAGCCGATCACGTAGAGCAGCCGACAACGTTCCTTGGGAAGAGGCGGGTACTCCAAACTTAAACTTTGAGTATCCATTCactttgtttgagaagaaagtAATCGGAATCGATATAAAGGGAGAGGGAATGGTTTGGTTACATCGTAGCCATGGCAACATGGAAATGGGAGTCTTCTGTGGCCTTATGATTGGAAGTAAAAAACTTACCATATTTCACAAGAGTTACGATAGAAATGAGTTGAAGGACGTACATGTAACGCCAATAAAACGTGACTGGAGAATTGGAATA CCTTTTTCTATTCCTGTTCTCATCTTGAGGGTTGGGGTGGAGTTCAGCCTAAGTTTTGACGTCTCTATCCAGCTGAATTTTCCAGTGGAGCAGTATTCTCTCAATCCTGTTAATTTAGCTGTAGAG ATTGACCCTTCGGCCGATGCAACAGTGAGTATTGAAGGATTTGTTTCGGCATATATCATCCGAGGAGGTGTCTACGGCGACGGAACATTGGTAAGGGTTGGTCTTCCTGTGACACTGTCCTACCAAGAAAACCGTTCTCCTGGGAGTCAATGGTGCACGAGTCTGTCTGTCAACCTGACCGTTCTGGAGCTGAGTGCCGGCCTTTTCTATCAATGGGGGCACTGGTGGCACTGGGGTACAAGGCATACCCTAAATGAGTTTGGTAAATGGGATGCCATGCAGCGCAATTGGAAGGAGCTAGAGAGATGCGGTTAG
- the LOC140953009 gene encoding neuronal acetylcholine receptor subunit alpha-5-like — protein MAQLFTLMFLLLRLADVLGQSPTPGPRYNLNQSAEYHLRKVLLGQYDKMVRPVLKPSDMINVTFIVDFKALSSVDSKDQIITTDTEITQMWTNPFLQWNPEDYEGIDRILVDPRTIWVPDIVLENNADSQILQAGHVEKFHTYVLVRSDGENTWISPSTFKSPCELNVKFFPFDKQQCNMKFRSLTADRSLMDIISTTTESEDPEKDLKLTSSNGYWTLRSLVIKMTNYDEKKDPNRQFPEVIVSFFIGRKPMFFVLFTLVPCMIIGMLILVSFFIPAESGERIGLCATILLAVSVYLLVITDQLPEQSDTLPLIGVYYIVIMFEIGLALAATVLVLMAHHATSKPPKLLTYLTVLNGIVCSPKSCRRFISKKRSKDIPPSPPASAKPIVVNPGVESTNIDLELAVTTENNDEKQDERRSNAGSITCVNEVDEDEENQEMWKQIGRALDRLFFWVFLAMFTLSTLVIYGQAGRLGSSDTFKF, from the exons ATGGCGCAGTTGTTTACCTTAATGTTCTTATTACTTCGTTTGGCTG ACGTGTTAGGTCAGAGTCCAACACCTGGACCTCGGTACAACCTAAATCAGTCAGCTGAATACCACTTGAGGAAGGTCCTTTTGGGGCAGTACGACAAAATGGTCCGCCCGGTATTAAAACCATCTGATATGATCAATGTCACCTTTATTGTGGACTTCAAGGCACTAAGCTCAGTG GACAGTAAAGACCAAATTATTACAACAGACACTGAGATAACCCAG ATGTGGACTAATCCGTTCCTTCAGTGGAATCCTGAAGATTATGAAGGGATAGACCGTATTCTTGTAGACCCACGGACCATATGGGTACCTGATATTGTTCTCGAGAACAA TGCTGATAGTCAGATCCTTCAAGCAGGACACGTGGAGAAATTCCACACCTATGTGCTGGTGCGAAGTGATGGCGAGAATACGTGGATTTCTCCATCGACCTTCAAAAGCCCGTGTGAACTCAATGTGAAGttttttccatttgacaaaCAGCAATGCAATATGAAATTTCGCTCCCTGACAGCTGATCGCTCTCTTATGGACATTATCTCAACAACTACAGAAAGCGAGGATCCAGAAAAAG ATCTAAAACTCACGTCGTCAAATGGTTACTGGACCCTGAGGAGCCTTGTCATAAAAATGACCAACTACGATGAGAAGAAGGACCCAAACAGACAATTTCCAGAAGTCATTGTGTCGTTTTTCATCGGACGCAAACCTATGTTTTTCGTGCTGTTCACCCTTGTGCCCTGTATGATCATCGGCATGCTAATTCTCGTCAGCTTCTTCATTCCAGCAGAAAGTGGTGAGCGTATCGGTCTGTGTGCCACCATTCTCTTGGCTGTTAGTGTGTACCTCCTGGTTATAACTGATCAGCTGCCTGAGCAGTCAGACACTCTACCGCTGATTGGCGTATACTATATTGTAATCATGTTTGAAATCGGGTTGGCGCTGGCCGCTACCGTCCTCGTACTAATGGCTCACCACGCTACATCCAAGCCGCCCAAATTGTTGACATACTTAACAG tattGAACGGAATTGTCTGCTCTCCCAAAagttgccgaaggtttatatcaAAGAAAAGATCCAAGGATATTCCTCCCTCACCACCTGCGTCTGCAAAACCTATAGTGGTCAACCCTGGAGTTGAATCAACAAATATTGACCTGGAGTTAGCAGTCACAACGGAGAACAACGATGAAAAACAAGACGAACGGCGTTCAAATGCAGGTTCAAtcacttgtgtcaatgaagtcGACGAAGACGAGGAAAATCAAGAAATGTGGAAACAGATTGGTCGCGCGTTAGATCGCCTTTTCTTCTGGGTGTTTTTGGCTATGTTTACGTTGTCCACGCTTGTAATTTACGGACAAGCGGGTCGTCTCGGTTCATCGGATACTTTTAAGTTCTAA
- the LOC140953199 gene encoding uncharacterized protein, with the protein MTCNPTKCKEIIFRKKGFSQDIALVSNIPQCAELSILGVTFQQNCKYSSHVRAKVIKANKSLFVLGSLRKEGMSQEEVDHLFNAIVLPNFSYALPVYGASDSDLSVIQNFLDRCMKRKFMSKNVNIRDLLEKADKTLYKKRSNDPECPFFQFLPKEKNMRYNLRNTSVSVPRIYTDRFKNVFSNRIIFRYDM; encoded by the coding sequence ATGACatgcaatccaacaaaatgcaaggagatTATTTTCCGTAAGAAAGGTTTCAGTCAGGACATCGCGCTAGTTAGTAACATACCGCAGTGCGCAGAGTTATCCATATTAGGTGttactttccaacaaaattgtaaatacagtagtcaTGTGCGTGCGAAGGTAATTAAGGCGAACAAGTCATTATTCGTATTAGGATctttacgtaaggaaggaatgtcccaggaggaagtagatcacctttttaacgcaatagttttaccaaatttttcttacgcttTGCCTGTTTATGGTGCctcagattccgacctttctgtaatacagaattttttagaccggtgtatgaaaagaaagtttatgtccaagaatgtaaatatcagggatttgctagagaaggcggacaagacactctacaaaaaaagatcgaatgaccccgaatgcccgttcttccagtttttacctaaggaaaagaacatgaggtacaatcttagaaatacgtcagtctcggtccctagaatctacactgacaggtttaagaacgtttttagtaacagaataatttttagatatgatatgtaa
- the LOC140953198 gene encoding neuronal acetylcholine receptor subunit alpha-5-like has translation MAQLFTLMFLLLRLADVLAQTSTPGPQTQPTEFHSRGPLQPPSIAQLLKYNMYQSAEYRLRQVILWQYDKMVRPVLKPSDVINVTFQVDFKALSGVDNKDQIITTDTEITQMWTNPFLQWNPEDYEGIDRILVDPRTIWVPDIVLENNADNKILQAGHVEKFHTYVLVRSNGLNTWISPSTFKSKCELNVKFFPFDKQQCNMKFRSLAADRSLMDIISTTTESEDPEKDLKLTSSNGYWTLRSLVIKMNNHDEKKEPKRQFPEVIVSFFIGRKPMFFVLFTLVPCMIIGMLILVSFFIPAESGERIGLCATILLAVSVYLVVITDQLPEQSDTLPLIGVYYIVIMFEIGLALAATVLVLMAHHATSKPPKLLTYLTVLNGIVCSPKSCRRFISKKRSKDTPPTSSPASAKTVVDPEMESDIDLELAVTLKENNDEKQDERSSDAGPISSANEVDEDEENQEMWKQIGRALDRLFFSVFLVLFTLSTLIIYGQAGRLDSLDTFKF, from the exons ATGGCGCAGTTGTTTACCTTAATGTTCTTATTACTTCGTTTGGCTG ATGTGTTAGCTCAGACTTCAACACCTGGACCTCAGACACAGCCAACTGAATTTCATTCGAGAGGCCCTCTCCAGCCACCATCAATTGCACAACTTCTAAAATATAACATGTATCAGTCAGCTGAATACCGCTTGAGGCAGGTCATTTTGTGGCAGTATGACAAAATGGTCCGCCCAGTATTAAAACCATCTGATGTGATCAATGTCACCTTTCAAGTGGACTTCAAGGCACTGAGCGGAGTG GACAACAAAGACCAAATTATTACAACAGACACTGAGATAACCCAG ATGTGGACTAATCCGTTCCTTCAGTGGAATCCTGAAGATTATGAAGGGATAGACCGTATTCTTGTGGACCCACGGACCATATGGGTACCTGATATTGTTCTCGAGAACAA tgctGATAATAAGATTCTTCAAGCAGGTCACGTGGAGAAATTCCACACCTATGTACTGGTGCGAAGTAATGGCCTGAATACGTGGATTTCTCCATCGACCTTTAAAAGCAAGTGTGAACTCAATGTGAAGttttttccatttgacaaaCAGCAATGCAATATGAAATTTCGCTCCCTGGCAGCTGATCGCTCTCTAATGGACATTATCTCAACAACTACAGAAAGCGAGGATCCAGAAAAAG ATCTAAAACTCACATCGTCAAATGGTTACTGGACCCTGAGGAGCCTTGTCATAAAAATGAACAACCACGATGAGAAGAAGGAGCCAAAGAGACAATTCCCAGAAGTCATTGTGTCGTTTTTCATCGGACGCAAACCTATGTTTTTCGTGCTGTTCACTCTTGTGCCCTGTATGATCATCGGCATGCTGATTCTCGTCAGCTTCTTCATTCCAGCAGAAAGTGGTGAGCGTATCGGTCTGTGTGCCACCATTCTCTTGGCCGTTAGTGTGTACCTCGTGGTTATAACTGATCAGCTGCCTGAGCAGTCAGACACTCTACCGCTGATTGGCGTATACTATATTGTGATCATGTTTGAAATCGGGTTGGCGCTGGCCGCTACCGTCCTCGTACTGATGGCTCACCACGCTACATCCAAGCCACCCAAATTGTTGACATACTTAACAG tattGAACGGAATTGTCTGCTCTCCCAAAagttgccgaaggtttatatcaAAGAAAAGATCCAAGGATACTCCACCAACCTCATCACCTGCGTCTGCAAAGACTGTAGTCGACCCTGAAATGGAATCAGATATTGACCTGGAGTTAGCAGTCACACTAAAGGAGAACAATGATGAAAAACAAGACGAACGGAGTTCAGATGCAGGTCCAATCAGCTCGGCCAATGAAGTCGACGAAGACGAGGAAAATCAAGAAATGTGGAAACAGATTGGTCGCGCATTAGATCGCCTTTTCTTCTCGGTGTTTTTGGTTCTGTTTACGCTGTCCACGCTTATAATTTACGGACAAGCGGGTCGTCTCGATTCATTGGATACTTTTAAGTTCTAA